The following is a genomic window from Geminicoccaceae bacterium.
GTTGACGTCGCGGGTATAGGGCGTGAGCACGCCGATGCGTCGTGCGCCGAACGCCCTGAAGGCGGCAAGGGCCGCGGTGATCGGCGTCGTCAGCCGCGCCTGCGGTTGAACGCTGCGCATGGCGGCAAAGACATGCCCTTCGCCCAGGACCATGGTGGCCGAGGTACAGCCAAAGGCCACCACATCCAGTGGTGATCCCGGGAGGATGAGGCGCAGGGTGGGAGCGATGCGCTCACCCATGTCCCGCAGCGTATCCGGGGTGATCCGCGAATCGCTGGCGATCCGGGCTCCATAGAAATCCACACCCGGAATGGTGATAATCTGCCGGAATTCATGCTCGACCGTGTAGTCGGATGCGAGCACGATCAAACCGATCCGCGCCCTTGCCCCGATGCCGGCATCGGTCGTGAATGGAAGGTGTTCCATCACGACCGTCGGAACCGGGGCCTTGTCACCACTCATGCCGGCAACACCTGGACCGGAGGGCCTCCGGCCGGCCCCGCATCAATCCTTGGCGGCGACGACACCGATCTCGACCGTGAACTGCGGCGCGGCAAGCCGCGGGGATTCCACACATGCGCGCGCGGGGGCATGCCCCTTGGGTATCCATGCGTCCCAGACCGAATTCATCTCGGCAAAGCTGTCCATCGAACACAGCCAGATCGTGACCGAGAGCAGCCTGGTCTTGTCGGTTCCGGCCTTCGCCAGCAGCCCGTCGATACGGGCCAGAATATCCTTCGTCTGCTCCGCGACCGAGCCATTGGGAGCGTTTTGCGCGACCTGGCCCGCAAGATAGACGGTATCATTGTGAATGACGATCTGGCTCATCCGATCGCCGGTTTCCATGCGTTCAATGGTCATTTCGGAGTTTCCCCATTTTTGCGGCTTCTTGGCGCCACATTATACAGGGCATGACCTAGACGACTCTCCATGCCCTAGGCAAGTGCCGGCTGGCCGGATCGGTAGCGTCACGGATACGGGCGGGATGGATCGTCCGACCGGAAACAGGTTGCGTTCGATCCGGCCTCCGGTGATCCTGAGTGGAACTATGGCATGCCTTGGGGGATGATTGTGACGCAGAACACCGCGAAACTCTTTCGATTGAACGAAATGTCGACCGAGGAGCCCATGCCGGGTTTCGGCCGGAAGAGGATCATTGGCGAGAACGTCATGGTCAGTGTGATGACGGTCGCCCGCGGGTGCGAGGTTCCATGGCACCGGCATGTCAATGAGCAGATTGTCGTCCTGCTCGAAGGCCACCTGCAATTCGATGTCGAACTGGCCGATGGGCAGCGCCAGCGCTTCGAATTGCGTTCGGGCGATGCCCTCCTGCTTCCCGGGAATGTCGCCCATGGCGGGCTGGCGCTCGAGGATTGCCGGGCCATCGACGTTTTCAGTCCACCCAGTGCGACCACTGGAATCGATGTCCAGGCAAATCGGAAGCCGTGAACAGCATGGGGCACCGTCCGATCGAGCTTTTCGGGGGCGTGGCCGGACGGCGGCATCCGGTCCGCCGAGGTGCGCCGGATGCCTGGGGGCTTGCCACCGCGGGGTGAAAAAGCTACCGACGCCTTGCGACGTCATTCCCGCGCCGCCCTGAAATGATCGAAATCCATGAGCCGCTCATCCCTCGACAACAAACTCGATGCCATTCTCGCGCGCCGCGACGAGCTCAGTGCATTGATGGCTGAAGGGGAGGGTGGCGACTATGCGGCGCTGGGCCGCGAACTCGCCTCGCTGGAGCCGGTGGTCGAGCAGGTCATGGCCTACAGGAAAGCGCTGGCTGATCGCGACGATGCGCGGGCGTTGCTGGATGAGGCGGGCAATGACAACGAGATGCGTGCGCTGGCGCAGGAGGAATTGCAGGTCATCGACGACCGGTTGCCCGGATTGATGGATGCGGTGAAGCTGGCTCTCCTGCCAAAGGATGCCGCAGACGACAAGAGCGCCATCATCGAGATCCGCGCCGGCACGGGGGGGGAAGAGGCCGCATTGTTCGCCCGCGACCTGTTCGAGATGTACCGGCGTTTCGCCGATATTTCCGGCTGGCGGCTGGAAGTCCTGTCGCTGAGCGAGAGCGAGATCGGCGGCATCAAGGAAATCTCGGTGGGCGTGAACGGCAAGGGGGTCTATGCCCGGCTCAAGTTCGAGGCCGGGGTGCATCGCGTGCAGCGTGTGCCGGTGACGGAATCGGGCGGGCGCATCCATACGTCGGCCGCAACGGTCGCCGTCCTGCCGGAGGCCCTGGAGGTCGATGTCGAAGTGGCCGATGAAGACCTGCGCATCGACGTGTTCCGGGCGTCGGGCGCGGGGGGGCAGCATGTCAACAAGACCGAGAGTGCCGTGCGCATCACCCACATTCCCACGGGTGTGGTGGTGTCGATGCAGGATGAGAAATCACAGCACAAGAACCGGGCAAAGGCGATGAAGATCCTGCTCGCCCGGCTCTATGACATGGAACGCCAACGTGCCGACAGCGAGCGTTCCGCCGAGCGCAAGGGGCAGGTGGGGTCCGGCGACCGCAGCGAACGCATCCGCACGTACAACTTCCCGCAGGGACGGGTGACGGACCATCGCATCAACCTCACATTGTACAAGCTCGATCAGGTGATTTCCGGCGAGGCGCTGGGCGAGATCATCGATGCGCTGCAATCCCACGATCAGGCGGAGCGCCTTGCCGAAGCGGACTGATGCCGGGCTCGCTGTCGAGGAGGCGCTGACCATCGCGACCGGCAGGCTTGCGGCGGCCGGTGTCGACGAGCCGAGGCGCGAGGCGCGGTTGCTGCTGACCCATTCGTGCGGATTGACCCTGCAGGAGCAGATTGCCCGGCCGGAACGCGAACTGGCCGCCGCCGAACGCTACCTTGAACTGGTGGAGCGCAGGGCCGCGCGCGAGCCCTTTGCCTACATCACCGGGCGGCGTGCCTTCTGGGATCTCGAATTCGACGTGGACGAGGGCGTTCTCGTGCCGCGCCCGGAGACCGAGAGCCTCATCGAGGCGGTTCTGGAGAAATGGCCGGACCGAGCCGCATCGTTGCACATCCTCGATCTCGGTATCGGTTCGGGGTGCATCCTCGTCACATTGCTGCATCTGTTTGTCCGGGCCCGTGGCATCGGTGTGGATCGATCGGCGCAGGCCATCGCCATGTCGCATCGCAACGCGCGGCGTGCGGACGTCGCGGGCCGCATGGCCCTGGTCGAGGGCGACTGGGCGGCGCCCATCGACCAGCGCTTCGATCTGGTCGTGAGCAACCCGCCCTATATCCGCGATGTCGACCATGACGGACTGGAGCCGGAGGTGCGCTTCCATGAGCCGCGAATGGCGCTCGTCGCAGGGGATGACGGACTCGACGCCTATCGGGCGATCATCGCCGACCTGCCGCGCCTGCTGGCTCCCGGAGGCATGGCCTTCCTCGAAATCGGGCAGGGGCAGGGCGATGCCGTTCGCGAACTGTTCGACCGTGCGGGGCTGGTCAATCTCGGCAGCCGCAACGATCTCGCCGGCATCGAGCGCTGCCTGATCGCCCTGAGGCCGGACGGCTGACCGCGACGTTGCGGCTTGCGTGGATGCCACTATCCTCCGATACGATCCGCCGTCGTTCCGCCTTGCTCCATGGCGTCAACTGGCCATACGGACAATACCCAGGTGCATCTGGCGGTCGAGGATGCGGACCATGGATCCGGCAACTGTCCCCAGACGCGACCCTTGTTCCTCGATGGGCTCGCGTCCCGGGACATGGCAGCGGAACAGGGGATCGCCCCGTCTTTCAAGCTCCTGACCGGTGCGGCTCGCGCAGCCGCGAAAACGACTGCCGCTGCGTCCGAGCCGGGAGATGCCGGTGAGCTCGGCTTCGATCCGTTCCGGCGCCGCCCGCGGAGCGCGTGTGCTGACCATCACCGGCAGCAATCCCGCCATGGCGTGATTGCGTTCCTGGGCATCGAATGCATGTTCCGACAACATCATGTAGCCACCGCCTTCGCCATAGATGAAGGCGTCGCGATGTGCTGCCGCATGCAATCCCCGGATCAGGGTCCGGTTGGAGGCAATGCGAGGCATGAAGAGATCGATCGGGCCATCGGGCAGATAGACGGCATCGGCATGCTCGTCTGGTGCCTCGTCGGCCAGCGGTGAAAATGGCAGGATCTCCGCTCCCATGCTTTGCCAGCCGTGCGTGATGGCCGGCATGAGGAAGCTGCTGGCCTCATCCATGGCAACGGCGATGCGCTGCCCGATCGGCGCGAGCGGCCGCGGCATCGTAAAGGCGGTGGCGAGATTGGGGGTGCGGGCAAGGCGCATCAGGCGATGAAGGTCCACATGCGCATCGACGGCATCGCCCAGGCTCTCGATCACGTGATCGGTCATCACCCGGTTGGCGCCTGTCGCGGGGCCGAAGCCGCGCAGGCGATATGCGGGATCAATCCCGGATTCGATCCACCCGAGTACGGGTGTCGGCAGGCGATCATCCAGCAGTCGTGCCGTTTCCTCGTGGTTGTTTTTCTCATCCAGTCCATGGAACAGGAAACCGACGATCTCGACGTCGCCGCGATGGCGGCAGAAGCCTTCGAGCATTGCCACCAGCGAGGAGCCGCAATGGCTGGTGTCGACGGCGAGGATGACGGGAATGTCGAACATGGCAGCGATGTCGGCAGTCGAGCCCATGCCGCAGATGTCGAAATCGTACAGTCCGCCTGCGCCGTCGATCAGGGTCACGTCAGCACCCTGGCCGGCCTGATCGATCAGGCCGCTCAGCGTGTCGAGACGCATGCCCCAACTGTCGATATTCGCGCATTCGCGACCGCTGGCACGTCGCAGGAGATCCGGATCGACCGGATCCATGCCGATTTTCAGGGTTGATGCGCGGACGCCGTGACGTGCCAGCGCACGCACGAGGCCGAGGGTGAGCGCCGTCTTGCCGGCACCGGTGCCGAAACCGGAGACAATCAGCGATGGCGCACTCATGAACCGGATGTCCGGTGATGGTGGGGAGGGAACATGGGGACTGCTCGCACGGGCTTGAAGATGAACCTGATCCCGGGTGGATCGCTGGCTTGATCCTAGGCGCGCAGTGCTGGGCTGTTATCGTGAAGATATCTGACAAGGCACCATATGGCAGACGGGCCGCTAACCAATCTGCGAATCCTTTGTTCGATCAACCTGTTTAAAATAAACAGAAAACTCCATAACAACGCCCGAGAACATACTTGAAGAACAGGTATAGGCCGGCATCGGCGAGCAGGAGGATGCCGATGAATGGCAGTGCGACAAAGGCGATCGCATAGATCCACGCCCAAGGGGTCGGCCGTGGAGTGGGGGCAGTCACCCCCCGGATCGGCTGCCGTCCTGCCATTGTGGAGTCTCCATTCATCTCCTATAAGTTGAACAATATCATCTCAATTCACGTGTATGCAAGGTGAGGGGCAGCGGATGGCGACGGTCCGCGAGATATCTGATCGTGCGACCTGGGAACGTTGGCTGGCAAGGGCGGAACGCTGCGGCCTGCAGCAGGGCTGGGCCTATGGCGAGGCAGCATCCGCACAGGGACAGCAGGTCCGGCGTTTTCTCTTTGCCCGTGATGGCGATCCGCTCGGCCTGGCGCAGATACTCTGGCGTCGTTATCCGATGGGGCTTGGTGTGGCGATGCTGATGCGTGGCCCCGTATGGCTGCAACAGCCGGACGATGATGAAGCGAGGGCAATCATGGGGGCCATCCGATCCGCCCTGCCGCGAACGCTGATCATCTGGACGCCGGATGACACCGATGACCGACCGATACGTTGCGGATTTCGCCGGATTTATACGGGCTACTCGACCATCTGGCTGGATCTGCGTCCCGGTCTCGACGACTTGCGCGGACGGCTGGATGGCAAGTGGCGCAACATGTTGTGCCGTGCGGAGGAAACCGGCATGGCCGTCCGCGAGGTGCGCGGTGGCCAGGCACTCGACTGGTTGATCGAGACCAATGAGACACATCGAAAGAAGGTCGGATATCGGGGACCTTCGCCAAACTTCATTCGCGCCCTTGGCATGGCGCAACCGGCAGGGCGACGCATGGTGCTGGTGGCGTTCGACAACCGGCAGCCGATAGCCGGTGTCATCATGGACCGTCATGGCGCGTCGGCCACCTATTATGCGGGCTGCACGACAGAGACCGGCCGTCAATGGCGGGCCCATCACCGGCTGGTCTGGGAAGCGCTCGGCCGGCTGAAGGCATCAGGCGCGACGGCGCTCGATCTGGGCGGCATCGACACTGAAAGTTCACCAGGTGTGGCCCGTTTCAAGTTGGGGACAGGTGGCGAAGCGATAACGCTTGCGGGATCCTATCTCCTTCCGCCGGGCAGGCAGGACACGATTCCGGTTCCGCTCTACAGGGCGGATTTGCCGCCTGTCGAGCGTCGACGACACAAGAAAAAAGGGCCGCACCAGCGTGCGGCCCTTCCCTCGGATCCTGTCCGGTAGGACTTCCTAGAAGTCCATGCCGCCCATGCCACCCATGTCGGGAGCGGCAGGAGCAGCCTTCTTCTCGGGCTTCTCCGCGACCATGGCCTCGGTCGTGATCAGCAGACCGGCTACCGAAGCGGCATCCTGCAGGGCGCAACGCACGACCTTGGTCGGGTCGATGATGCCCTTGGCAACCAGATCGCAGAACTCGCCATTCTGCGCATCGAAGCCGTAATTGGCCTCGCTGCTCTCCAGCAGCTTGCCGACGATGACCGAGCCATCGGCACCGGCATTGTTGACGATCTGCTTTGCCGGTTCCTGGATCGCCTTCTTGACGATGTCGACGCCGAAGCGCTGGTCGTCATTGCTGGTCTTCAGGCCGTCCAGTGCCTTGAGTGCACGCAGCAGCGCCACGCCGCCACCCGGCACGATGCCTTCCTCGACCGCGGCGCGGGTCGCGTTCATCGCGTCGTCGACGCGATCCTTGCGCTCCTTCACCTCGATCTCGGTCGCCCCGCCGACGCGGATGACGGCAACGCCGCCGGCCAGCTTGGCGAGCCGCTCCTGCAGCTTCTCGCGGTCGTAGTCCGAGGTGGTGTCCTCGATCTGCGCCTTGATCTGGGCGATGCGGCCGGAGATCTCCTCCTTGCCACCGGCGCCGTCGACGATGGTGGTGTCTTCCTTGTTGATCACCACGCGCTTGGCATGGCCGAGCATGTCGAGGGTGACATTCTCGAGCTTGATGCCGAGGTCCTCGCTGATCACCTGGCCGGCGGTCAGGATGGCGATGTCCTCGAGCATGGCCTTGCGCCGGTCACCGAAGCCGGGCGCCTTGACGGCGGCGACCTTGAGACCGCCACGCAGCTTGTTGACGACGAGGGTGGCGAGCGCCTCGCCCTCGATGTCCTCGGCGATGATCAGGAGCGGCTTGGCGCTCTGGACGACCGCCTCGAGCACCGGCAGCAGGGTCTGCAGGTTCGAGAGCTTCTTCTCGTGGATCAGGATGTAGGGATCCTCGAGGACGGCGCGCATCTTCTCGCTGTCGGTGATGAAGTAGGGCGAGAGGTAGCCGCGGTCGAACTGCATGCCCTCGACGACGTCGAGCTCGGTCTCGAGGCTCTTCGCCTCCTCGACCGTGATCACGCCCTCGTTGCCGACCTTCTGCATCGCCTCGGCGAGCATCTTGCCGATCTCGCGATCGCCATTGGCCGAGATGGTGCCGACCTGCTCGACCTGGTCGCTGGTCGAGACCTTGATCGACCGGCCCTCGAGGTCCTTGACGACGGCGGCGACGGCGAGGTCGATGCCACGGCGCAGGTCCATCGGGTTGATGCCCGCGGCGACGGCCTTGTTGCCCTCGCGCAGGATGGCGGTGGCGAGCAGGGTCGCCGTCGTCGTGCCGTCACCGGCCACGTCGTTGGTCTTCGAGGCCACCTCGCGCACCATCTGCGCGCCCATGTTCTCGAACTTGTCGCTGAGCTCGATCTCCTTGGCGACGGTCACGCCGTCCTTGGTGATCCGGGGAGCACCGAAGCTCTTGTCGAGAATGACGTTGCGACCCTTCGGGCCGAGCGTCACCTTGACGGCGTTGTTGAGGATGTCGACGCCGCGCAGCATCTTGTTGCGGGCATCGGTATCGAATTTGACTTCCTTGGCAGCCATGTTGCGAATCTCTCCTGGAATGATTTCTGGTTCAGGCGGCCTTGGCGACGGAAGCGCCCTCGACGACG
Proteins encoded in this region:
- a CDS encoding aspartate/glutamate racemase family protein; this translates as MSGDKAPVPTVVMEHLPFTTDAGIGARARIGLIVLASDYTVEHEFRQIITIPGVDFYGARIASDSRITPDTLRDMGERIAPTLRLILPGSPLDVVAFGCTSATMVLGEGHVFAAMRSVQPQARLTTPITAALAAFRAFGARRIGVLTPYTRDVNTVVQRYIEERDFEIPVFASFNEPLDPVVAGIDTASLKGAIRRMAAERLLDMVFVSCTSIRIATGCAEIEAELGFPVTSSNHALAWHCLRLAGVRTRLPRLGRLFEL
- a CDS encoding RidA family protein; amino-acid sequence: MTIERMETGDRMSQIVIHNDTVYLAGQVAQNAPNGSVAEQTKDILARIDGLLAKAGTDKTRLLSVTIWLCSMDSFAEMNSVWDAWIPKGHAPARACVESPRLAAPQFTVEIGVVAAKD
- a CDS encoding cupin domain-containing protein; this encodes MNEMSTEEPMPGFGRKRIIGENVMVSVMTVARGCEVPWHRHVNEQIVVLLEGHLQFDVELADGQRQRFELRSGDALLLPGNVAHGGLALEDCRAIDVFSPPSATTGIDVQANRKP
- the prfA gene encoding peptide chain release factor 1; its protein translation is MSRSSLDNKLDAILARRDELSALMAEGEGGDYAALGRELASLEPVVEQVMAYRKALADRDDARALLDEAGNDNEMRALAQEELQVIDDRLPGLMDAVKLALLPKDAADDKSAIIEIRAGTGGEEAALFARDLFEMYRRFADISGWRLEVLSLSESEIGGIKEISVGVNGKGVYARLKFEAGVHRVQRVPVTESGGRIHTSAATVAVLPEALEVDVEVADEDLRIDVFRASGAGGQHVNKTESAVRITHIPTGVVVSMQDEKSQHKNRAKAMKILLARLYDMERQRADSERSAERKGQVGSGDRSERIRTYNFPQGRVTDHRINLTLYKLDQVISGEALGEIIDALQSHDQAERLAEAD
- the prmC gene encoding peptide chain release factor N(5)-glutamine methyltransferase: MRCNPTIRRSALPKRTDAGLAVEEALTIATGRLAAAGVDEPRREARLLLTHSCGLTLQEQIARPERELAAAERYLELVERRAAREPFAYITGRRAFWDLEFDVDEGVLVPRPETESLIEAVLEKWPDRAASLHILDLGIGSGCILVTLLHLFVRARGIGVDRSAQAIAMSHRNARRADVAGRMALVEGDWAAPIDQRFDLVVSNPPYIRDVDHDGLEPEVRFHEPRMALVAGDDGLDAYRAIIADLPRLLAPGGMAFLEIGQGQGDAVRELFDRAGLVNLGSRNDLAGIERCLIALRPDG
- a CDS encoding cobyrinate a,c-diamide synthase; this encodes MSAPSLIVSGFGTGAGKTALTLGLVRALARHGVRASTLKIGMDPVDPDLLRRASGRECANIDSWGMRLDTLSGLIDQAGQGADVTLIDGAGGLYDFDICGMGSTADIAAMFDIPVILAVDTSHCGSSLVAMLEGFCRHRGDVEIVGFLFHGLDEKNNHEETARLLDDRLPTPVLGWIESGIDPAYRLRGFGPATGANRVMTDHVIESLGDAVDAHVDLHRLMRLARTPNLATAFTMPRPLAPIGQRIAVAMDEASSFLMPAITHGWQSMGAEILPFSPLADEAPDEHADAVYLPDGPIDLFMPRIASNRTLIRGLHAAAHRDAFIYGEGGGYMMLSEHAFDAQERNHAMAGLLPVMVSTRAPRAAPERIEAELTGISRLGRSGSRFRGCASRTGQELERRGDPLFRCHVPGREPIEEQGSRLGTVAGSMVRILDRQMHLGIVRMAS
- a CDS encoding peptidoglycan bridge formation glycyltransferase FemA/FemB family protein; the encoded protein is MATVREISDRATWERWLARAERCGLQQGWAYGEAASAQGQQVRRFLFARDGDPLGLAQILWRRYPMGLGVAMLMRGPVWLQQPDDDEARAIMGAIRSALPRTLIIWTPDDTDDRPIRCGFRRIYTGYSTIWLDLRPGLDDLRGRLDGKWRNMLCRAEETGMAVREVRGGQALDWLIETNETHRKKVGYRGPSPNFIRALGMAQPAGRRMVLVAFDNRQPIAGVIMDRHGASATYYAGCTTETGRQWRAHHRLVWEALGRLKASGATALDLGGIDTESSPGVARFKLGTGGEAITLAGSYLLPPGRQDTIPVPLYRADLPPVERRRHKKKGPHQRAALPSDPVR
- the groL gene encoding chaperonin GroEL (60 kDa chaperone family; promotes refolding of misfolded polypeptides especially under stressful conditions; forms two stacked rings of heptamers to form a barrel-shaped 14mer; ends can be capped by GroES; misfolded proteins enter the barrel where they are refolded when GroES binds); its protein translation is MAAKEVKFDTDARNKMLRGVDILNNAVKVTLGPKGRNVILDKSFGAPRITKDGVTVAKEIELSDKFENMGAQMVREVASKTNDVAGDGTTTATLLATAILREGNKAVAAGINPMDLRRGIDLAVAAVVKDLEGRSIKVSTSDQVEQVGTISANGDREIGKMLAEAMQKVGNEGVITVEEAKSLETELDVVEGMQFDRGYLSPYFITDSEKMRAVLEDPYILIHEKKLSNLQTLLPVLEAVVQSAKPLLIIAEDIEGEALATLVVNKLRGGLKVAAVKAPGFGDRRKAMLEDIAILTAGQVISEDLGIKLENVTLDMLGHAKRVVINKEDTTIVDGAGGKEEISGRIAQIKAQIEDTTSDYDREKLQERLAKLAGGVAVIRVGGATEIEVKERKDRVDDAMNATRAAVEEGIVPGGGVALLRALKALDGLKTSNDDQRFGVDIVKKAIQEPAKQIVNNAGADGSVIVGKLLESSEANYGFDAQNGEFCDLVAKGIIDPTKVVRCALQDAASVAGLLITTEAMVAEKPEKKAAPAAPDMGGMGGMDF